From one Gemmobacter sp. genomic stretch:
- a CDS encoding DUF4169 family protein → MAEIINLRMAKKQAARKAAKAQGDANAARFGRSKAERDLDRARSEKAARDLDAHKRDQADNQDPPLSDPGRS, encoded by the coding sequence ATGGCCGAAATCATCAACCTGCGCATGGCGAAAAAGCAGGCGGCCCGCAAGGCAGCCAAGGCGCAGGGTGATGCAAATGCGGCCAGGTTCGGCCGCAGCAAGGCCGAAAGGGATCTGGATCGCGCGCGCAGCGAAAAGGCCGCGCGCGATCTGGATGCCCACAAGCGGGACCAGGCCGACAATCAAGACCCACCCCTCTCGGATCCGGGCCGCAGTTAA
- a CDS encoding OmpA family protein, with amino-acid sequence MAFPLRASVAALALVALTACADHESGAELSTTGFGDATMNNTMIQSGEKDYVMDLAGRFSREVPDTVNFAFNSAVLDGQAQEILRRQAHWIRQFPEVRFRVFGHTDLVGSNAYNKTLGLRRAQAVVAYLGTQGISRSRLEAMVSYGKTRPLIQTTNEERQNRRTVTEVSGFVKRHPTVMNGKYAEVVFREYVKSAEWRHPPNKPVSVQVTEAPE; translated from the coding sequence ATGGCCTTTCCGCTGCGCGCCTCTGTCGCTGCCCTTGCGCTGGTTGCCCTGACCGCCTGCGCCGACCACGAAAGCGGGGCCGAGCTTTCGACCACCGGCTTCGGCGATGCCACCATGAACAACACCATGATCCAGTCCGGCGAAAAGGACTATGTCATGGATCTGGCCGGCCGCTTTTCGCGCGAGGTGCCGGATACGGTCAACTTCGCCTTCAATTCGGCGGTGCTGGATGGACAGGCGCAGGAAATCCTGCGCCGGCAGGCCCATTGGATCCGCCAGTTCCCCGAAGTGCGGTTCCGGGTGTTCGGCCATACCGACCTGGTGGGATCGAACGCCTACAACAAGACGCTGGGGCTGCGCCGCGCGCAGGCCGTGGTCGCCTATCTGGGCACGCAGGGCATCAGCCGGTCGCGGCTGGAGGCGATGGTCAGCTATGGCAAGACCCGCCCGCTGATCCAGACCACCAACGAGGAACGCCAGAACCGCCGCACGGTGACCGAGGTCAGCGGCTTCGTCAAACGCCACCCGACGGTGATGAACGGCAAATATGCCGAAGTGGTGTTCCGCGAATATGTCAAGTCGGCCGAATGGCGGCATCCGCCGAACAAACCTGTCTCGGTGCAGGTGACCGAGGCACCCGAATAA
- a CDS encoding tetratricopeptide repeat protein, translating to MRHPVILALCLGGMALAACNRNNDAEVARAMKSVNVIDESNLSDIMLTVGDPNEAVAYFTRTAADNPDRIDLQRNLGKALVRAGKAPEAAKVWEGVVARSDSNVEDKVELADALIRANDWDRAQQVLHTVPPTHETYQRYRLEAMVADANKQWKKADSFYETAQGLTNRPAGVLNNWGFSKLSRGDYAGAEKLFAEAITYDPKMFTAKNNLVMARGAQRKYDLPVVDMTQTERAELLHTMALTAIKGGDVNVGRGLLQEAVDTHPQHFDAAVRALRALDANVKRS from the coding sequence ATGCGCCACCCTGTCATTCTTGCGCTGTGCCTTGGTGGCATGGCGCTGGCGGCCTGCAACCGCAACAACGATGCCGAAGTCGCCCGCGCCATGAAAAGCGTGAACGTGATCGACGAAAGCAACCTCTCGGACATCATGCTGACCGTGGGCGACCCCAACGAGGCGGTGGCCTATTTCACCCGCACCGCCGCCGACAACCCCGACCGGATCGACCTGCAACGCAACCTGGGCAAGGCGCTGGTCCGCGCCGGCAAGGCGCCCGAGGCCGCCAAGGTCTGGGAAGGCGTCGTCGCCCGCAGCGACTCGAACGTCGAGGACAAGGTGGAACTGGCCGATGCGCTGATCCGCGCCAATGACTGGGACCGCGCGCAACAGGTGCTGCACACCGTCCCTCCCACCCACGAAACCTATCAGCGCTACCGGCTGGAGGCGATGGTGGCCGATGCCAACAAGCAGTGGAAAAAGGCCGACAGTTTCTACGAAACCGCCCAGGGCCTGACCAACCGGCCCGCAGGCGTGCTGAACAACTGGGGCTTCTCCAAGCTCAGCCGTGGCGATTATGCCGGCGCCGAAAAGCTGTTCGCCGAAGCCATCACCTACGACCCCAAGATGTTCACCGCCAAGAACAACCTGGTCATGGCCCGCGGCGCACAGCGCAAATACGACCTGCCGGTGGTCGACATGACCCAGACCGAACGGGCGGAACTGCTGCACACCATGGCGCTGACCGCTATCAAGGGCGGCGACGTGAACGTCGGCCGCGGCCTGCTGCAAGAGGCGGTGGACACCCACCCGCAGCATTTCGACGCCGCCGTCCGCGCGCTGCGGGCGCTGGATGCCAATGTGAAGCGCAGCTGA
- a CDS encoding AAA family ATPase, whose protein sequence is MASVAQLHPEPAPVVACTVSRDVQNFDLLIEDMESELGESWGDLSFADALAFFDQPEAGSLEFIAVAVDAEDEIDLPLISSVVTAARDKGIRVILVADQMSPASLHQLLRLGAEDFVPYPLPEGALHDAVERLRRPAAPQVMTDPAATATASPAQVQPSFKAKGDRDGVILPVHGLAGGVGSTSFAVNLAWELATISRTDAPRVCIIDLDFQFGSVATYLDLPRRDQVFEILSDTASIDSDTFVQSMLTFNEKLHVFTSPADMLPLDFATADDINRVLGMARANFDFVIVDMPKAIVHWTETVLSQAHVYFALIELDMRSAQNALRMVRALKAENLPHEKLRFALNRAPGFTDLSGKSRAKRLAESLSIEIEVMLPDGGKQVTQSNDHGLPLAENAAKNPLRKEIQKLAKQISDLNKAVETARK, encoded by the coding sequence ATGGCAAGCGTGGCCCAACTGCATCCCGAACCGGCCCCCGTGGTGGCCTGCACCGTCTCGCGCGATGTGCAGAACTTTGACCTGCTGATCGAGGACATGGAAAGCGAGCTGGGCGAAAGCTGGGGCGACCTGTCCTTTGCCGATGCGCTGGCCTTCTTTGACCAGCCCGAGGCGGGATCACTGGAATTCATCGCCGTCGCCGTCGATGCCGAAGACGAAATCGACCTGCCGCTGATTTCATCCGTCGTCACTGCCGCGCGCGACAAGGGGATCCGCGTGATCCTGGTCGCCGACCAGATGAGCCCGGCCAGCCTGCACCAGCTGTTGCGGCTGGGGGCCGAGGATTTCGTGCCCTATCCCCTGCCCGAAGGCGCGCTGCATGATGCGGTGGAACGGCTGCGCCGCCCCGCCGCGCCGCAGGTGATGACCGACCCTGCCGCCACCGCCACCGCCAGCCCGGCGCAGGTGCAACCCAGCTTCAAGGCCAAGGGCGACCGCGACGGGGTGATCCTGCCGGTGCATGGGCTGGCAGGCGGCGTCGGGTCCACATCCTTCGCGGTCAACCTGGCATGGGAACTGGCGACGATTTCCCGCACCGATGCCCCGCGGGTCTGCATCATCGACCTGGATTTCCAGTTCGGATCCGTCGCGACCTATCTGGATCTGCCGCGCCGCGATCAGGTGTTCGAGATCCTGTCCGATACCGCATCCATCGACAGCGACACCTTCGTGCAGTCGATGCTGACCTTCAACGAAAAGCTGCATGTCTTCACCTCTCCGGCCGACATGCTGCCGCTGGATTTCGCCACGGCCGACGATATCAACCGTGTGCTGGGCATGGCGCGGGCCAACTTCGATTTCGTGATCGTGGACATGCCCAAGGCCATCGTCCACTGGACCGAAACCGTGCTGTCGCAGGCGCATGTGTATTTCGCCCTGATCGAACTGGACATGCGCAGCGCCCAGAACGCCCTGCGCATGGTCCGCGCGCTGAAGGCGGAAAACCTGCCGCATGAAAAGCTGCGCTTTGCGCTGAACCGCGCACCGGGCTTTACCGACCTGTCGGGCAAGAGCCGGGCCAAGCGGCTGGCCGAAAGCCTGTCGATCGAGATCGAGGTGATGCTGCCCGATGGCGGCAAGCAGGTCACGCAATCGAACGACCATGGCCTGCCACTGGCCGAGAACGCCGCGAAGAACCCGCTGCGCAAGGAAATCCAGAAGCTCGCCAAGCAGATCAGCGACCTGAACAAGGCCGTCGAAACCGCCCGCAAGTAA
- a CDS encoding type II and III secretion system protein family protein: MSIRRIGQASLMGFSLALAMAPQVAMSESIRVMRGEAASALQVPMNRAVVVESDTPFAELSIANPGIADISTLSDRSIYVLGKTPGRTTLTLLSADGRLISNVEVQVTPDIAEFKERLRQILPTEKIEVRTANDGIVMSGVVSSIARLDRALDLAERYAPGRVSNLMSVGGTQQVMLKVRFAEMQRSVSKSLSASLAAQGTAGRTGIVGGTGGFTGSGAVGTVFNSGTFPINAESAGALGLGFSAGSMQFAVLLEALESKGVVRTLAEPNLTALSGQEAKFLAGGEYPIPVRDDDGGISVVYKPFGVELNFTPRVVDGDAINLTINAAVSAIDSSVAVQASGISVNGFKRRETSTTVEMRDGESFAIAGLLQDDFRNLKGQVPWLGDIPILGALFRSADYSREQSELVIIVTPHLVTPTRGEALALPTDRVRLPSEKEFFLFGKVAGDNRRAPKGAAGEVARQDFTAPYGYVME, translated from the coding sequence ATGAGTATCAGAAGGATCGGGCAGGCCAGCCTGATGGGGTTTTCGCTGGCCTTGGCCATGGCGCCGCAGGTGGCCATGTCGGAAAGCATCCGTGTCATGCGGGGCGAGGCGGCATCGGCCTTGCAGGTTCCCATGAACCGCGCAGTGGTGGTCGAAAGCGACACGCCCTTTGCCGAACTGTCCATCGCCAACCCCGGCATCGCCGATATTTCCACCCTGTCGGATCGGTCGATCTATGTGCTGGGCAAGACGCCGGGGCGCACCACGCTGACGCTGCTGTCGGCCGACGGGCGGCTGATTTCCAACGTCGAGGTGCAGGTCACCCCCGACATCGCCGAATTCAAGGAACGCCTGCGCCAGATTCTGCCCACCGAAAAGATCGAGGTGCGCACGGCCAATGACGGGATCGTCATGTCGGGCGTCGTCTCCTCGATCGCGCGGCTGGACCGGGCGCTTGATCTGGCGGAACGCTATGCCCCCGGGCGGGTGTCCAACCTGATGAGCGTGGGGGGCACCCAGCAGGTGATGCTGAAGGTGCGGTTTGCCGAAATGCAGCGGTCGGTGTCGAAGTCGCTCTCGGCCTCGCTGGCAGCACAGGGCACGGCGGGGCGCACCGGGATAGTGGGCGGCACCGGCGGCTTTACCGGCAGCGGCGCCGTCGGCACGGTGTTCAACAGCGGCACCTTCCCGATCAACGCCGAAAGCGCCGGCGCGCTTGGCCTGGGCTTTTCGGCCGGCTCGATGCAGTTCGCCGTGCTGCTGGAGGCGCTGGAATCCAAGGGCGTCGTCCGCACCCTGGCCGAACCGAACCTGACCGCCCTGTCGGGGCAAGAGGCCAAGTTTCTGGCGGGCGGAGAATATCCCATTCCGGTGCGCGACGACGATGGCGGCATCAGCGTGGTCTACAAGCCGTTCGGGGTAGAGCTGAACTTTACCCCCCGCGTGGTCGATGGCGATGCCATCAACCTGACGATCAACGCGGCCGTGTCGGCCATCGACAGTTCGGTTGCCGTGCAGGCCTCGGGCATTTCCGTCAACGGGTTCAAGCGGCGCGAAACCTCGACCACGGTCGAAATGCGCGATGGCGAAAGCTTTGCCATTGCCGGCCTGTTGCAGGACGACTTCCGCAACCTCAAGGGTCAGGTGCCATGGCTGGGGGATATCCCGATCCTGGGCGCGCTGTTCCGGTCGGCCGATTACAGCCGCGAACAGTCGGAACTGGTGATCATCGTCACCCCGCATCTTGTGACCCCGACGCGGGGCGAGGCGCTGGCCCTGCCGACCGACCGGGTGCGCCTGCCATCGGAAAAGGAATTCTTCCTGTTCGGCAAGGTCGCGGGCGACAACCGCAGGGCGCCCAAGGGCGCGGCCGGCGAAGTGGCCCGGCAGGATTTCACCGCCCCCTATGGCTATGTGATGGAGTAA
- a CDS encoding ribbon-helix-helix domain-containing protein has product MSSRPAKHSITLHGHRTSVSLETEFWQALQEIAAAEGRPLAALAAEIDAARAPDTGLATAMRLHVLRHFRNRAG; this is encoded by the coding sequence ATGTCCAGCCGCCCTGCCAAACATTCGATCACGCTGCACGGCCACCGCACCAGCGTTTCGCTGGAGACGGAATTCTGGCAGGCGCTGCAAGAGATTGCGGCTGCCGAAGGTCGCCCGCTGGCCGCACTGGCGGCCGAGATCGACGCCGCCCGCGCGCCCGATACCGGCCTTGCCACCGCCATGCGGCTGCATGTGCTGCGCCATTTCCGCAACAGGGCAGGCTAG
- a CDS encoding DUF1194 domain-containing protein, translated as MRALALALSLMLPGAGHACEAALVLAMDVSGSVDPGEWRLQADGLAAALADREIREVLVQGQVALAVVQWSAMGQQALAIPWQRMLDGGAVARMADRVRQMPRAFPGSDTAVGEALAFSLAQFAAVPDCRRSIIDMSGDGDENTGFTTPAARRAAIAARVEVNGLAIEAMGLSITNYYRRWVITPGGFVETAQGHLDYARAIRTKMLRELAKPSS; from the coding sequence ATGCGCGCCCTTGCCCTTGCCCTGTCGCTGATGTTGCCCGGTGCCGGCCACGCCTGCGAGGCGGCGCTGGTGCTGGCCATGGACGTGTCGGGATCGGTCGATCCCGGCGAATGGCGGTTGCAGGCCGACGGGCTGGCGGCCGCACTGGCCGACCGCGAGATCCGCGAGGTGCTGGTGCAGGGGCAGGTTGCCCTGGCCGTCGTGCAATGGTCGGCCATGGGGCAGCAGGCGCTGGCGATCCCGTGGCAGCGCATGCTGGATGGCGGCGCGGTGGCCCGGATGGCGGACCGGGTGCGCCAGATGCCGCGCGCCTTTCCCGGGTCGGATACCGCCGTGGGCGAGGCGCTGGCGTTTTCGCTGGCGCAGTTCGCCGCCGTGCCCGACTGCCGGCGCAGCATCATCGACATGTCGGGCGATGGCGACGAGAACACCGGCTTCACCACCCCCGCCGCCCGCCGCGCCGCCATTGCCGCCCGCGTCGAGGTGAACGGCCTGGCAATCGAGGCGATGGGCCTGTCGATCACCAACTATTACCGGCGCTGGGTGATTACCCCGGGCGGATTCGTGGAAACCGCGCAGGGCCATCTGGACTATGCCCGCGCGATCCGCACCAAGATGCTGCGCGAACTGGCAAAGCCGTCCAGCTGA
- a CDS encoding CpaF family protein: MFSRYRKSGTDKPAQATVSAETAVAPPKALPGRAPLATLRPQVTPVVPSAQAVAADKDKKRKERLGELKVELHKRLLENLNLSALEHAAEADLRSEIADISNEALSELSVVLNKEDRSQLYQELYDEVMGLGPIEPLLKDDTVNDILINGPQQIFIERAGKLMLSDITFKDEKHLLRIIDKIVSAVGRRVDESNPYVDARLQDGSRFNAMVPPVAVDGSLVSIRKFKKDKLKIEDLVRFGAFTEEMAAYLQAAVATRLNVIVSGGTGSGKTTTLNALSSFIDNHERILTIEDTAELQLQQTHVGRMESRPANVEGKGAVTQRDCLRNALRMRPDRIIVGETRGEEVIDMLQAMNTGHDGSMTTIHANNARDAVSRLENMVAMSGIEMPLKAMRAQIASAVNLIVQASRLQDGSRRMTSITEITGMEGEVISMQEIFRYERLGIAPDGKIIGRFNATGVRSYYSERFKQWGYDLPASIYEPLP, translated from the coding sequence ATGTTTTCGCGCTATCGCAAATCCGGCACCGACAAGCCCGCGCAGGCCACCGTCAGCGCCGAAACCGCCGTGGCCCCGCCCAAGGCGTTGCCGGGCCGCGCGCCGCTGGCCACCCTGCGCCCGCAGGTGACGCCGGTGGTGCCGTCGGCCCAGGCGGTCGCGGCGGACAAGGACAAGAAGCGCAAGGAACGGCTGGGCGAACTGAAGGTCGAACTGCACAAGCGCCTGCTGGAAAACCTGAACCTGTCGGCGCTGGAACATGCCGCCGAAGCCGACCTGCGGTCGGAAATCGCCGACATCTCGAACGAGGCGCTGTCGGAACTGTCGGTCGTGCTGAACAAGGAAGACCGCAGCCAGCTGTATCAGGAACTGTATGACGAGGTGATGGGCCTTGGCCCCATCGAGCCGCTGCTGAAGGACGATACGGTCAACGACATCCTGATCAACGGCCCGCAACAGATTTTCATCGAACGGGCCGGCAAGCTGATGCTGTCGGACATCACCTTCAAGGATGAAAAGCATCTGCTGCGGATCATCGACAAGATCGTGTCGGCGGTGGGTCGGCGGGTCGATGAATCGAACCCTTATGTCGACGCCCGCTTGCAGGACGGCAGCCGCTTCAACGCCATGGTGCCGCCGGTGGCGGTGGATGGCAGCCTGGTGTCGATCCGCAAGTTCAAGAAGGACAAGCTCAAGATCGAGGATCTGGTCCGCTTCGGCGCCTTTACCGAGGAAATGGCGGCCTATCTGCAAGCCGCGGTGGCAACCCGGCTGAACGTGATCGTGTCGGGCGGCACGGGGTCGGGGAAAACCACCACGCTGAACGCGCTGTCCAGCTTCATCGACAACCACGAACGCATCCTGACCATCGAGGATACGGCCGAACTGCAACTGCAACAGACCCATGTCGGCCGCATGGAAAGCCGGCCTGCGAACGTGGAAGGCAAGGGCGCCGTCACCCAGCGCGACTGCCTGCGCAACGCGCTGCGGATGCGCCCCGACCGCATCATCGTGGGCGAAACCCGTGGCGAGGAAGTGATCGACATGTTGCAGGCCATGAACACCGGCCACGACGGATCCATGACCACGATCCACGCCAACAACGCCCGCGATGCGGTGTCGCGCCTGGAAAACATGGTCGCCATGTCGGGCATCGAAATGCCGCTCAAGGCGATGCGCGCCCAGATCGCATCGGCCGTCAACCTGATCGTGCAGGCCAGCCGGTTGCAGGACGGCAGCCGCCGCATGACCTCGATCACCGAGATTACCGGCATGGAGGGCGAGGTGATCTCGATGCAGGAAATCTTCCGCTATGAACGCCTGGGCATCGCCCCCGACGGCAAGATCATCGGCCGGTTCAACGCCACCGGCGTTCGGTCCTATTATTCGGAACGCTTCAAGCAGTGGGGCTACGACCTGCCCGCCTCCATCTACGAACCCCTGCCGTAA
- a CDS encoding SspB family protein, giving the protein MARGIDYGNLMHQAMRGLIRQVLTEVADHGLPGAHHFFITFDTTHPDVKIADWLRARYPGEMTIVLQHWFENLIVEEDGFTVTLNFGNQPEPLIVPFDALRTFVDPSVEFGLRFEQHDEEDDEDDDDGDGDDDDDPPPAPREAEVVRLDRFRKP; this is encoded by the coding sequence ATGGCGCGTGGCATCGACTATGGCAATCTGATGCATCAGGCGATGCGGGGCCTGATCCGTCAGGTGCTGACCGAGGTGGCCGATCATGGCCTGCCCGGGGCGCATCATTTCTTCATCACCTTCGACACCACGCATCCCGATGTGAAGATCGCCGACTGGCTGCGCGCCCGCTATCCGGGCGAAATGACGATTGTCCTGCAACACTGGTTCGAAAACCTGATCGTCGAGGAAGACGGGTTCACCGTCACGCTGAACTTCGGCAACCAGCCGGAACCGCTGATCGTGCCGTTCGACGCGCTGCGCACCTTTGTCGATCCGTCGGTGGAATTCGGCCTGCGGTTCGAACAGCACGACGAAGAGGATGACGAGGACGACGACGACGGGGACGGCGATGATGACGACGATCCGCCCCCCGCCCCGCGCGAGGCCGAGGTTGTCCGGCTTGACCGCTTCCGCAAGCCCTGA
- a CDS encoding class I SAM-dependent methyltransferase, with protein sequence MFQDTRLFLKEALRNPRMVSAVAPSSPALARAMAEGLGPQSGPVVEFGPGTGRLTEAILAAGVPPRNLTLFEMSEEFCRHLRQRFPGVTVVHGPAQSAPAHLGAVAERVISGLPLLSMPHELREDIVGAAFRVLAPRGIYVQFTYGPKSPLTPMQLTRLGLRMTPHRRVWGNLPPARVLHFSRT encoded by the coding sequence ATGTTCCAGGATACCCGGCTTTTCCTGAAAGAGGCGCTGCGCAACCCGCGCATGGTGTCGGCGGTGGCGCCTTCGTCCCCCGCGCTGGCCCGGGCGATGGCCGAAGGGCTGGGGCCGCAGTCCGGCCCCGTGGTGGAATTCGGCCCCGGCACCGGCCGGCTGACCGAGGCGATCCTGGCCGCCGGCGTGCCGCCCCGCAACCTGACCCTGTTCGAGATGAGCGAGGAATTCTGCCGCCACCTGCGCCAGCGCTTTCCTGGCGTGACGGTGGTGCATGGCCCGGCGCAATCGGCCCCCGCCCATCTGGGCGCGGTGGCGGAACGGGTGATCTCGGGCCTGCCGCTACTGTCGATGCCGCACGAACTGCGCGAGGATATCGTGGGCGCCGCCTTCCGGGTGCTGGCGCCGCGCGGGATCTATGTGCAGTTCACCTATGGCCCGAAATCGCCGCTGACCCCCATGCAGCTGACCCGGCTGGGCCTGCGCATGACGCCGCACCGCCGCGTCTGGGGCAACCTGCCCCCGGCCCGGGTGCTGCATTTCAGCCGGACCTGA
- a CDS encoding type II secretion system F family protein produces MEILSNINTMIIGTLGPAGPLMVVGLLGIALILIALPSFLNRKADPLDKLRESVARASDRQDAHKLRSADYAEKLEKFAHFLEPQKAEELSAARLKLMRAGYRQKTAVRTFHAAQFVLGLSLLVVGMLYTMFANGDTEPTTTNMLLTTLLPAVAGYFLPTYWVERRVQMRREEMINGFPDSLDMMLVCVEAGQSLDQAIIRVSREIKLGYPALGEEYGIVAQEIKAGKERAQVLKDFGERSGVPDMASFVTTMVQSATFGTSIAEALRIYASEMRDKRVMRAEEKANVLPTKLTLGTMLFTVPPLLVVLIGPSIYRIATTLGGGAF; encoded by the coding sequence ATGGAAATCCTGAGCAACATCAACACCATGATCATCGGCACGCTTGGCCCGGCCGGGCCGCTGATGGTGGTGGGGCTGCTGGGCATCGCGCTGATCCTGATTGCGCTGCCGTCCTTCCTGAACCGCAAGGCGGACCCGCTGGACAAGCTGCGCGAGTCGGTCGCGCGCGCCAGCGACCGGCAGGACGCGCACAAGCTGCGCAGTGCCGACTATGCCGAAAAGCTGGAAAAGTTCGCGCATTTCCTGGAACCCCAGAAGGCCGAGGAACTGAGCGCCGCGCGGCTGAAGCTGATGCGCGCGGGCTACCGGCAAAAGACCGCCGTGCGCACCTTCCACGCCGCACAATTCGTGCTGGGCCTGTCGCTGCTGGTGGTCGGCATGCTGTATACGATGTTCGCCAACGGCGATACAGAACCGACCACCACCAACATGCTGCTGACCACCCTGCTGCCCGCGGTCGCCGGCTATTTCCTGCCGACCTACTGGGTCGAACGCCGTGTCCAGATGCGGCGCGAGGAAATGATCAACGGCTTTCCCGACAGCCTCGACATGATGCTGGTCTGCGTCGAGGCCGGTCAGTCGCTGGATCAGGCCATCATCCGGGTGTCCAGGGAAATCAAGCTGGGCTACCCCGCGCTTGGCGAGGAATACGGGATCGTCGCACAGGAAATCAAGGCGGGCAAGGAACGCGCCCAGGTGCTGAAGGACTTTGGCGAGCGCTCGGGCGTGCCCGACATGGCATCCTTCGTCACCACCATGGTGCAATCGGCCACCTTCGGCACCTCGATCGCCGAGGCGCTGCGGATCTACGCGTCCGAAATGCGGGACAAGCGCGTGATGCGCGCCGAGGAAAAGGCGAACGTCTTGCCGACCAAGCTTACTCTGGGCACAATGCTGTTCACGGTGCCCCCGTTGCTGGTTGTCCTTATCGGACCATCCATCTACAGGATCGCCACGACCCTGGGTGGAGGAGCGTTCTAG
- a CDS encoding tetratricopeptide repeat protein: MPTFWRPLAVALTVCLAACGPTGGLRAPEGVAPGTDRRGQSVDGLTVGHRLAEAGEFELALRAYYRAAGEQGINADVLSAIGSTNLKLGRLGQAEQMLRRALELDPDFVPALNNLGVVLMEKGETGEARRVFQRAYALDSGNSDAIRENLRLAIARTENRVYDPPNEANFSLVRRGQGEYLLLSH; the protein is encoded by the coding sequence GTGCCAACCTTCTGGCGGCCCCTTGCGGTCGCGCTGACGGTCTGCCTTGCCGCCTGTGGCCCCACAGGCGGCCTTCGTGCCCCCGAAGGCGTGGCTCCCGGCACCGACCGCCGCGGCCAGTCGGTCGACGGGCTGACCGTCGGCCATCGCCTGGCCGAGGCTGGAGAGTTCGAACTGGCGTTGCGCGCCTATTACCGGGCCGCCGGCGAACAGGGCATAAATGCCGATGTGCTGTCGGCCATCGGCTCCACCAACCTGAAGCTCGGGCGGCTGGGCCAGGCGGAACAGATGCTGCGCCGCGCGCTGGAACTGGACCCCGATTTCGTGCCCGCGCTGAACAACCTGGGCGTCGTCCTGATGGAAAAGGGCGAAACCGGCGAGGCGCGCCGCGTCTTCCAGCGCGCCTATGCGCTGGACAGTGGCAATTCGGACGCCATCCGCGAAAACCTGCGCCTTGCTATCGCGCGAACGGAAAATCGCGTCTATGATCCACCCAATGAGGCAAACTTCTCGCTGGTGCGGCGAGGTCAGGGCGAATACCTGCTGCTGTCGCATTAG
- a CDS encoding type II secretion system F family protein: MEFSAAPLIYGLVALGVFLLVEGLYLTVFGKSISLDRKVNRRLALLEKGGNREQVLEQLRKEMSQHMKSRSIPLYSLLAQKAQKANIAFSPKALIGIMFAMSGVAYVGLTVGTEAETPVRALVAVVMGFGSVYVWVNKKAKKRLDLLEEQLPDAVELMVRSLRVGHPFSSAIGIVAKEIPDPLGTEFGVISDEAAYGRDISESLKALAERMDMQDLRFLAVAVSIQQQSGGNLAEVLDGLAKVIRSRFKLFRRVKAITAEAKWSGMFLSGFPILAMIMIQIIKPDYYDEVKETAYFIPTALGVGAVLTVNVIYMKMMVNIKV, from the coding sequence ATGGAATTTTCGGCCGCACCGCTGATCTACGGGCTGGTTGCCCTGGGCGTCTTTCTGCTGGTCGAAGGGCTGTATCTGACCGTCTTCGGCAAGTCGATCAGTCTGGACCGCAAGGTCAACCGGCGCCTTGCCCTGCTGGAAAAGGGCGGCAACCGCGAACAGGTTCTGGAACAGCTCCGCAAGGAGATGAGCCAGCACATGAAATCGCGGTCGATCCCGCTGTATTCGCTGCTGGCGCAAAAAGCGCAGAAGGCCAACATCGCCTTTTCGCCCAAGGCGCTGATCGGCATCATGTTCGCCATGTCGGGCGTCGCCTATGTGGGCCTGACCGTGGGGACCGAGGCGGAAACGCCGGTGCGGGCACTGGTGGCCGTGGTGATGGGCTTTGGCAGCGTCTATGTCTGGGTCAACAAAAAGGCCAAGAAGCGGCTGGACCTGCTGGAAGAACAGCTGCCCGATGCGGTGGAACTGATGGTGCGGTCGCTGCGCGTCGGCCATCCGTTTTCCTCGGCCATCGGCATCGTCGCCAAGGAAATTCCCGACCCGCTGGGCACCGAATTCGGCGTGATTTCGGACGAAGCCGCCTATGGCCGCGACATCAGCGAAAGTCTCAAGGCGCTGGCCGAACGGATGGACATGCAGGATCTGCGCTTTCTGGCCGTGGCCGTGTCGATCCAGCAGCAATCGGGCGGCAACCTGGCCGAGGTGCTGGACGGGCTGGCCAAGGTGATCCGGTCGCGTTTCAAGCTGTTTCGCCGGGTCAAGGCCATTACCGCCGAGGCGAAATGGTCGGGCATGTTCCTGTCGGGCTTTCCCATCCTTGCGATGATCATGATCCAGATCATCAAGCCGGACTACTACGACGAGGTCAAGGAAACCGCCTATTTCATCCCCACCGCGCTGGGGGTGGGGGCCGTGCTGACGGTGAACGTGATCTACATGAAGATGATGGTCAACATCAAGGTCTGA
- a CDS encoding N-(5'-phosphoribosyl)anthranilate isomerase: MTALPHHLDADIWLLHMFSSQAAREGGVIRRKVRDVDRIVGRDAFVTEMRRRGYRVYENAGQFVIFCNREAVRRVV, from the coding sequence ATGACCGCCCTGCCCCATCACCTGGATGCCGATATCTGGCTGCTGCACATGTTCTCGTCGCAAGCCGCACGCGAAGGCGGTGTGATCCGCCGCAAAGTGCGCGACGTCGACCGTATCGTCGGGCGCGACGCCTTCGTCACCGAGATGCGCCGCCGCGGTTACCGCGTCTATGAAAATGCCGGCCAGTTCGTCATCTTCTGCAACCGAGAGGCCGTCCGCCGCGTGGTCTAG